The Candidatus Poribacteria bacterium genome includes a region encoding these proteins:
- a CDS encoding GNAT family N-acetyltransferase, with translation MEILQYTPDMQAPLTQFYNRMTINVPKCYPVTEEELATAIRGVTTGKADKKEGGLDSETAFVAMTNSTVQAFIHVGIGQIGDNREEDIGVIRFFAYERGARRIGQAMLEKAEAHLKGFNISQIFAFPQDCRYRFYHFDHAYLSDALDQVQGLLGFNGYHRSSGEVFLDWEDYSVTPVPSSLPVTLSVEWKDGRGQLPNCTVLAHQNGEQVGICESLCGGEFSSHVDAQVWLHTVWLGIEDDFQGQGLGRYLLQYALQEMHKVGYRHAAISTAWDNHRAFLFYSNCGYRTVDWTYGFVKNLSEAPTHKW, from the coding sequence ATGGAGATTCTTCAATATACACCCGACATGCAAGCACCTTTAACCCAATTTTACAACCGTATGACCATCAACGTGCCGAAGTGCTATCCAGTAACAGAGGAAGAATTGGCTACTGCGATACGCGGGGTTACCACTGGTAAAGCCGACAAAAAGGAAGGTGGACTTGACTCTGAAACTGCCTTTGTTGCAATGACCAACAGTACAGTGCAGGCGTTTATTCACGTCGGTATCGGTCAAATCGGAGATAATAGAGAAGAAGATATAGGTGTTATTCGGTTCTTCGCCTATGAACGCGGGGCACGGCGCATTGGGCAAGCCATGCTTGAAAAAGCGGAGGCACATCTGAAAGGGTTTAACATTTCCCAAATCTTCGCCTTTCCGCAAGATTGTCGGTACCGTTTCTATCATTTTGACCACGCCTATCTATCAGATGCACTGGATCAAGTTCAAGGACTCCTCGGATTTAACGGATACCACCGTTCCAGTGGCGAGGTTTTTTTGGATTGGGAAGACTATTCCGTTACACCCGTCCCTTCGAGTCTACCGGTAACGCTTTCTGTTGAATGGAAGGACGGACGTGGACAACTCCCGAACTGCACGGTGCTCGCGCATCAAAACGGTGAACAGGTTGGCATCTGTGAATCCCTCTGCGGGGGCGAGTTCTCAAGCCACGTTGATGCGCAAGTTTGGCTTCATACCGTTTGGCTCGGTATTGAGGACGATTTTCAGGGACAAGGTTTAGGACGCTATCTGCTCCAATACGCACTTCAAGAGATGCACAAAGTCGGATACCGGCACGCCGCGATTAGCACTGCCTGGGATAACCACCGCGCGTTCCTCTTTTACAGCAACTGCGGGTATCGGACCGTAGATTGGACCTACGGATTCGTCAAAAATCTCTCCGAAGCCCCGACACACAAGTGGTAG
- a CDS encoding zinc-dependent metalloprotease has protein sequence MRYQLTFWICLTVVMGYCFPIVAQEAAQTTTPTTQEVSAKKKKEFEDFSKVTEDSKSYEGFFKLHQKKENLYCEIQPAQLDQPFLCMISVARGLGQGRLLSGMTLEEWMLVWRRVGDKVHLVRKNVRFRAEKGTPIAEAVDLGHNDSVLFSLKIESIHPQRKSVLVNISPVFISDLPPLARRIASDARFDKARSTWGAVKAFPKNVELKVNAVYSSQTNMSAIPDSRGIQLTLHYSLAGLPENNYRPRLADDRLGHFMTAVKDYSSKTSDAPFIRYVNRWHLEKADKEAKLSPPKEPIIFYIEKTVPHRYRPYVRQGILEWNKAFEKIGFADAIEARIQQNHEDWDPEDARYNTIRWMVGAGFAIGPSRVNPLTGQILDADILIGESWIRYWQREYMTFFDEVAHERDHPMDHSSHFQCQIASGLARQMGFMASVLQARGLADEDGELPEEFIGEALKTLTMHEVGHTLGFRHNFKASTIFSLDDLNKKKGEALIGSVMEYDAVNIAPEGQEQGDYYTKTIGPWDYWVVEYAYKPIDASKPESELKALGEIASRVASSELTYGTDEDAYGYRFRDLDPLVNRWDLGDDPLAFAKQRREIVVGLWDKIADKVTKEGMGYQRVRRAFGSLLYEHGFTMYLASRYIGGQYHHRDHRGDENGRLPFVPVPAVKQREALQFIKEYALSDKAFSFSPELLNSLAITRWSDWGGDSWNSTRFDYPVHDVILRNQTLILERMLYPSVLSRVQDAELKFPKGEDAFTLPELFSGITDAVWVELGRDAGAKQWSNSDAFISSFRRGLQREHLKQLIKLVLEADSGTPEDARSLARLHLGQIRSKIQRVLQNARDTLDDYSFAHLEESQVRVEKALDASFRVEKR, from the coding sequence ATGCGATACCAATTGACTTTTTGGATCTGTTTAACCGTAGTCATGGGTTATTGCTTCCCGATAGTTGCGCAGGAAGCGGCACAAACCACAACACCAACGACCCAGGAAGTATCCGCCAAAAAGAAGAAAGAGTTTGAAGATTTTTCAAAAGTTACCGAAGATAGTAAAAGCTACGAGGGCTTTTTCAAACTACACCAGAAAAAAGAGAACCTCTATTGTGAAATTCAGCCCGCCCAGTTGGACCAGCCTTTTCTCTGTATGATTAGCGTTGCGCGCGGTCTCGGACAAGGACGCCTGCTTTCAGGGATGACGCTGGAAGAGTGGATGCTCGTCTGGCGGCGTGTCGGTGATAAAGTGCATCTGGTGCGAAAAAATGTGCGGTTCCGTGCGGAGAAAGGGACACCGATTGCAGAAGCGGTTGATTTGGGACATAACGATTCAGTGCTGTTCTCCCTCAAGATTGAAAGCATCCATCCGCAACGGAAGAGCGTGCTGGTGAACATCTCTCCGGTTTTCATATCCGACCTACCGCCTTTGGCACGCCGTATTGCCTCTGATGCCCGCTTCGACAAAGCGCGCAGCACATGGGGAGCAGTCAAGGCGTTCCCGAAGAACGTTGAGTTGAAAGTCAATGCTGTCTATAGTTCCCAAACGAATATGAGTGCCATTCCGGACAGTCGGGGTATCCAGTTGACCTTGCACTACAGTCTCGCTGGACTTCCAGAGAACAATTATCGTCCCCGATTGGCTGATGATCGCCTCGGACATTTTATGACAGCGGTCAAAGACTATTCCTCTAAAACCAGTGATGCCCCTTTTATCCGGTATGTCAACCGCTGGCATTTGGAGAAAGCGGACAAGGAGGCGAAACTTTCGCCCCCGAAAGAACCGATCATCTTCTACATCGAAAAAACCGTGCCACATCGCTACCGTCCCTATGTCCGACAGGGGATTCTGGAATGGAACAAGGCGTTTGAAAAAATAGGATTTGCCGATGCGATTGAGGCGCGGATTCAACAAAACCATGAAGACTGGGACCCTGAAGATGCGCGGTACAATACGATTCGTTGGATGGTCGGCGCAGGATTTGCGATCGGTCCCTCTCGCGTGAACCCGTTGACAGGCCAGATCTTGGATGCCGATATCCTTATCGGTGAGAGTTGGATCCGGTACTGGCAACGAGAGTATATGACGTTTTTTGATGAAGTAGCGCATGAACGCGACCATCCGATGGACCACTCTTCACACTTCCAATGTCAGATTGCATCCGGCTTAGCACGGCAGATGGGCTTTATGGCGAGCGTCTTGCAGGCGCGAGGTTTGGCTGACGAAGACGGTGAACTCCCAGAGGAGTTCATTGGGGAAGCACTCAAGACTTTAACGATGCACGAAGTCGGACATACGTTGGGATTCCGTCACAACTTTAAAGCGAGTACGATATTCTCCCTTGACGATCTGAACAAAAAGAAGGGCGAAGCACTTATCGGCTCCGTTATGGAATACGATGCTGTGAATATCGCACCTGAAGGTCAGGAACAGGGAGATTACTATACAAAGACAATCGGACCTTGGGATTACTGGGTGGTCGAATACGCCTATAAACCCATTGATGCCAGCAAACCCGAAAGTGAATTGAAAGCGTTGGGGGAGATCGCTTCCCGTGTTGCATCATCAGAGCTCACTTATGGCACAGATGAAGACGCGTATGGGTACCGCTTCAGGGACCTCGATCCACTGGTAAATCGGTGGGACCTCGGTGATGACCCGCTTGCGTTTGCCAAGCAACGGCGTGAAATTGTTGTGGGACTCTGGGACAAAATAGCAGATAAAGTTACAAAAGAGGGGATGGGCTATCAACGTGTCAGGCGAGCATTCGGAAGCCTGCTGTATGAACACGGTTTCACCATGTATCTCGCAAGCCGATACATCGGTGGACAGTATCACCATCGCGATCATCGTGGTGATGAAAATGGACGTTTACCCTTCGTGCCTGTGCCAGCAGTGAAACAACGTGAGGCACTCCAATTCATCAAGGAATATGCCCTTTCAGATAAAGCCTTCAGTTTCTCGCCGGAACTCCTAAATAGCTTGGCGATTACCCGTTGGAGTGATTGGGGAGGTGATAGTTGGAACTCTACACGTTTCGATTATCCGGTGCATGATGTTATTCTCCGAAATCAAACCCTCATCTTGGAACGAATGCTTTATCCCTCGGTGCTTTCTCGCGTTCAGGACGCTGAACTTAAGTTCCCTAAGGGTGAGGACGCGTTCACACTGCCGGAACTCTTTTCAGGCATTACGGATGCCGTCTGGGTCGAACTCGGCAGGGATGCGGGGGCGAAGCAGTGGTCGAATTCGGATGCGTTCATCTCCAGTTTCCGTCGGGGTTTGCAGCGTGAGCACTTGAAGCAACTCATCAAACTGGTATTGGAAGCCGACAGCGGCACACCTGAAGATGCGAGGTCGCTCGCACGCCTCCACCTCGGACAGATCAGGAGTAAAATACAGCGCGTACTGCAAAATGCCAGAGACACTCTCGACGATTACAGTTTTGCGCATCTTGAAGAATCGCAAGTCCGAGTTGAGAAGGCATTGGATGCCAGTTTCCGAGTTGAGAAACGTTAG
- a CDS encoding phytanoyl-CoA dioxygenase family protein: MTTLKELRVSNDAMNDPEELRHRISEEGYVFFKKLQNPDKLWTLRREMLTTMQEGGWLVAGTDPMDGIADISTQCTEGDPEYTDVYHEVYKLEAFHRSGHWHEVVDMVEKIVGREVLPHPQKIARLWFPKYTAHTTPIHQDFVHFQGNFQTYTCWAPIGDCPIELGGLAVLPGSHKVNKVMEHHFSLGAGSLCVNEDELSGEWHSTNYEAGDTLIFPALTIHKALPNLTEDRLRVSLDNRYQAADDPIAEHMLEPHLNLFNSLTWEHVYRNWESDELKYYWKDHDLTVLPRDFSYGNKGFEEALELASNGDERAILHLNRAVKRDATTELAQRATAVLEEINATDYLNR; this comes from the coding sequence ATGACAACCTTAAAAGAACTTCGCGTATCCAACGATGCGATGAATGATCCGGAAGAATTGCGTCACCGGATCTCGGAAGAAGGGTATGTCTTCTTCAAGAAACTACAAAATCCCGACAAACTCTGGACGTTGCGGCGAGAGATGCTAACGACGATGCAGGAAGGCGGTTGGCTCGTCGCAGGAACTGACCCCATGGATGGCATCGCCGATATATCCACTCAGTGTACCGAGGGAGACCCCGAATACACGGATGTATACCATGAAGTGTATAAGTTAGAGGCGTTCCACCGTTCTGGGCATTGGCACGAAGTCGTGGATATGGTGGAGAAGATTGTCGGTAGAGAAGTGCTACCGCACCCGCAGAAGATTGCGCGTCTCTGGTTCCCCAAGTACACGGCGCACACCACACCGATACACCAAGACTTCGTCCACTTCCAGGGAAATTTTCAGACCTATACCTGTTGGGCACCCATTGGGGATTGCCCGATAGAATTGGGAGGCTTAGCAGTCCTACCGGGTTCGCATAAAGTCAATAAGGTCATGGAACACCACTTTTCGCTCGGTGCTGGCAGTTTGTGCGTCAATGAGGACGAGTTGTCGGGTGAATGGCATTCCACGAACTATGAGGCCGGTGATACGCTCATCTTCCCTGCTTTGACCATTCACAAGGCACTCCCGAATTTGACCGAGGATCGGCTCCGCGTGTCGCTTGACAATCGTTATCAGGCTGCCGATGACCCGATCGCTGAGCACATGCTCGAACCGCACCTGAACCTCTTCAATTCCCTTACGTGGGAACATGTCTATCGCAACTGGGAGTCCGATGAACTGAAGTATTATTGGAAAGATCATGATCTGACGGTTCTCCCAAGAGACTTCAGTTACGGGAACAAGGGGTTTGAGGAAGCGTTGGAATTGGCAAGCAACGGAGATGAACGCGCCATCCTACACTTAAACCGAGCGGTCAAGCGTGATGCGACAACTGAATTGGCACAACGAGCAACAGCAGTTTTAGAGGAAATCAATGCCACTGATTATCTGAATCGCTGA
- the tnpA gene encoding IS200/IS605 family transposase, with the protein MYESVRPNQRYKSSRHAIFACDYHIIWVTKYRRQILTSVIQERLKEIIMEKQEDYNYEVTALEIMPEHVHLLVSIHPQYSVTDVVGKIKGYSSLILRREFFGLKRIRSLWTSSKFIASTGGVTLETLKEYVEGQKYKEYRVDS; encoded by the coding sequence ATGTATGAGTCTGTGCGTCCTAATCAGCGGTACAAGTCGTCTCGTCATGCAATTTTTGCGTGCGATTATCATATAATTTGGGTGACAAAATATAGGCGACAAATCCTGACTTCTGTGATTCAGGAACGTCTGAAAGAGATAATCATGGAAAAGCAGGAGGATTACAACTATGAAGTGACGGCACTGGAGATAATGCCGGAACATGTGCATCTGTTGGTATCCATTCATCCACAATATTCTGTAACCGATGTTGTTGGCAAAATCAAAGGTTACTCATCCTTGATTTTGAGACGCGAATTCTTTGGATTAAAGCGAATTCGTTCTTTGTGGACGAGTTCCAAGTTCATAGCTTCAACTGGTGGTGTAACACTGGAGACTCTGAAGGAATATGTGGAAGGTCAAAAATACAAAGAGTATCGTGTGGATAGCTAG
- a CDS encoding phytanoyl-CoA dioxygenase family protein — translation MASEKTGLTPAQKTFYQENGYLVLERVFSQEECQRFVKHMEDLHAGRKELEGFFQQDKYGARTFNQHLYDPVVLDLLINPRLHKPLADCFGGEPEGIQTMHFYEGSEHPLHQDQYYLPDCMSAWIAMVRVDENNGPLIVQPGSNRGRLITKSDVPMTLLPGETYELQQHNRYFPTVKQVFDENGTDAVQVMVNAGDVVLFDGKLIHGGAEILKPRTRRHALACHYIPYASENWERDWPRFSFDGTQRVHYQ, via the coding sequence ATGGCATCCGAAAAGACAGGTTTGACACCGGCACAAAAAACGTTTTATCAGGAGAATGGGTATCTCGTTCTTGAGCGTGTTTTTTCGCAAGAAGAATGTCAGCGTTTTGTTAAACACATGGAAGACCTTCACGCAGGACGCAAGGAGCTTGAAGGGTTTTTTCAACAGGATAAATACGGTGCCCGAACCTTTAATCAGCATCTTTACGATCCCGTCGTATTGGATCTGCTGATCAATCCCCGCTTACATAAACCCCTCGCGGACTGTTTTGGCGGCGAACCCGAAGGTATCCAAACGATGCATTTTTATGAAGGATCCGAGCATCCATTGCATCAAGACCAGTATTATCTACCCGATTGCATGTCTGCATGGATTGCGATGGTGCGTGTCGATGAAAACAATGGACCGCTAATAGTCCAGCCGGGTTCAAATCGGGGTCGGTTGATTACGAAAAGCGATGTGCCGATGACCTTGCTACCGGGGGAGACCTACGAGTTGCAACAGCACAACCGTTATTTTCCAACCGTCAAACAGGTTTTCGACGAAAATGGAACCGACGCAGTTCAGGTAATGGTGAACGCTGGGGATGTAGTCCTATTTGACGGAAAGTTAATCCACGGGGGCGCGGAGATTTTGAAGCCGAGAACCCGGAGACACGCCTTGGCGTGCCATTATATTCCTTACGCCTCCGAAAACTGGGAACGCGACTGGCCCAGGTTTTCATTCGATGGCACTCAGCGGGTTCACTATCAGTGA
- a CDS encoding zinc-binding dehydrogenase — MQVAAMFGEGRGGVVDKPDPQAAGDIVVVKIRAVPMCTEYKGFISGGTGENFGHEAAGEVVEVAQPGRVKVGDRVVVQPQNSCGKCEMCAIGEHIHCLKGRNIQETLGTEPASATYAQYMHKMEDLLSPIPDGVSYEHAGMACCGLGPTFGAMEQMQVNSLDTVMVTGLGPVGLGGIVNARYRGARVIGVESHPYRAALAKKLGADVVFNPMDEDILDQIQDFTNGVGVDKALDCSGASAAHRLMVDAARRKGQVTFVGEGGDFPLGASRDMIRKGLVLRGNWHYNLGVYPKLMQVIQSVPEQIDTFITHTFPMQDVQTAWELQATGECGKVVLDPWA; from the coding sequence ATGCAAGTTGCAGCAATGTTTGGTGAAGGTAGGGGAGGCGTGGTAGATAAACCCGATCCTCAGGCAGCAGGAGATATCGTCGTTGTTAAAATTCGTGCCGTTCCAATGTGTACAGAATATAAAGGATTCATATCTGGTGGCACGGGTGAAAACTTTGGACACGAAGCCGCTGGAGAAGTCGTCGAAGTCGCGCAACCCGGTCGTGTCAAGGTAGGCGACCGCGTGGTTGTTCAACCTCAGAATTCTTGCGGTAAGTGCGAAATGTGTGCGATTGGTGAGCATATCCACTGCCTCAAAGGACGGAACATCCAGGAGACACTCGGTACAGAGCCTGCTTCAGCGACTTACGCGCAGTATATGCACAAAATGGAAGATCTACTATCTCCAATTCCAGACGGTGTGAGCTACGAACACGCTGGAATGGCGTGCTGTGGATTGGGACCGACATTCGGTGCCATGGAGCAGATGCAGGTCAATTCATTAGATACAGTCATGGTTACTGGATTGGGTCCCGTCGGACTTGGCGGGATTGTGAATGCCCGGTATCGCGGGGCGCGTGTTATCGGTGTTGAAAGCCACCCGTATCGCGCCGCACTCGCGAAAAAATTAGGCGCAGACGTTGTCTTTAATCCGATGGATGAAGATATCCTCGATCAGATCCAAGACTTTACGAACGGAGTCGGTGTTGACAAAGCATTGGACTGCTCAGGCGCGTCTGCGGCACACCGGTTGATGGTCGATGCCGCCCGCAGGAAAGGACAGGTCACGTTCGTTGGAGAAGGTGGTGATTTTCCGCTTGGTGCGAGCCGAGACATGATTCGGAAAGGTCTGGTGCTACGTGGGAATTGGCACTATAACCTCGGCGTCTATCCAAAATTGATGCAGGTGATTCAGAGCGTGCCTGAACAGATAGATACGTTTATCACACACACGTTCCCAATGCAGGACGTTCAGACGGCGTGGGAATTGCAAGCAACAGGTGAGTGTGGTAAGGTTGTGCTGGATCCGTGGGCATAG